The region ATTGTTTCATCTCCCTAGAGGACATAGACATTAAAAGGACTTCACCTTCTTGATTCTCGGCTAAAGCTGATATACGCTCATAGAATAACTCCATATCCTTGACAAGTTCCGCACAGTTATTCACCAACTTATTTAAATCAAAAGTTAAATTTTCCATCAACTCATTAGGTGGACTCCCAGAAATAATGCTAATAATTTCTATGGTGATTTCTATTCCTGCTATATGATAGTTATTCCATTTTTGAATTGCGTTATGAATGTCTGCAATGGTGTCTCTGGCTATTCTTGGTCTACCAGTCAAATTTCTATTAGGAGTAATGACCACAGGACTTTGTCTAACTGCAATAAAAATTTGccatataaaatgaatattattgttTAAATAGCTTTGATCTTTCCGTTAATTGGTACTAAAGGTAGCTTGCATAAAAAAACTGAGTTTGCCTCTTCGTGCACGAAACATTTTTACTGAACCCAGTACTTATATAATTTGTTTTTTGCATGATATTAGAATAATTgcagaagaaaaaagaaagcTGCCATTATTATTGGTAAGtggtattattattgttattagtaTGATATAATCATAAGGTGATGAAAGTTAGAACatggatatatattttttgtgtgAAAATTAATGAGTACtacaagaaaataaaatttcagaaaacttACGAGTTTTAGGAATCATTGTTATTATgttatcataaaaataaaaaaattgtaaattttttgtAAACAAAACTCAAATGAACCACGTTTACTGCCATAGAATCTAAtaaagatgcatagaaaacctggtgtttTTTATTAGATCTTTGTTGAATACTTACCAGAGTTCTTTAAGGTAATGCTTTTCAGTATTGTtcgttgaaaatgaaataattatttgagGCACTACAAACTTTCACAAGAAATCAGAATTCAGTTCCTATCAAagccttagaatatagatagatattaatgttctaagctcacgagagccgagagaaatgtcaaatataaacgccgtatgcgccatctgaaacttaCGCGATCTGTGGAAATCAAGTagttataaatctgaaaaatttacttttttgtctgaaagttttacaggtatacgTAGACATATCAGattttctatgcatctcagacctaatatcaaatatatatattgatattaGATTTATGTGTACTTTTACTCCTCGCCACATATAACAGAGTACTGAGTAGAGTATAGACAAGATGTCTAAAACAATGGTGTACTCATTTACTCTTGAAAAACTTTAAGATTAAATTGGCGAATTTAGAAGGGGCCAGCCTTCGAGGATATTAATGGTATTGGtccttttttattttatttccgcatcgtttcttatggcgCTCCCATCGTCTTTCTGTCGTTCGAATTCAAATCAACAAGATCCACGTCTTTTGACTTtgaccttagaatatagatattatTAATGTTCTTAAACtgacaaattaatgaaaattttgaaatgataccGTTAAACAGTTTTATATAAATTTGGTCcgcaaatgattttttttcaaaatatcaactaCTAGCAGCGCAACCAGATGTTTTATATTAACACCATCCATTTCAAAGCAGGAAGTACATCATCGCATGAATTTCCTACTTGTTCTGAGGTCTATAAACAGAttccaaaatattgaattgtAACTGttttttaacaccctgtatgttacaatttttttatgggtATAATTTGTGAAAAAGGAAGTAATAGTTGCAATAGTGCGAAATTCACGTTGGGTTTATTCGATTTCCGAAATTCTGTAGCTTCCAAAACTAAGTTTGATTATTGATTTAACATGGAAATTGATGAACATTCATTTAATGACAGTTTTTGTAATTCTAAGTGAAAATAGAGTAACTGccatttaatttcaataaacttTGAAAGGAAGTCAAAAAACATTAGTACTATTGTAGAGATTTAATATTGCATTAGCTACATTAACTATAAGTAACAATCGTACAAATGGGTTAATGCCAGTGGGTGCATGCATTATCAACCAGTTTAGTTCATCCAGTTAGTGTAGTCGGATTTCATCGAATGTTCTCTCAAATATTTGGTTTATATTGTACAGCCTTACTGAGGGTACTGTATTGAAATGTAGGGTAATCACAAAAGTGACAGAATTTATATGTCATAATAGATGAACTTTTCGATTTTTGTCATAACTGCACAGACATCTAGAGGAGTTCCTTTcaattcaaatggacagaatctatatgtcGTTTGAGATTAATCTTCCGATATGCAGCGTACTCACATAGGTGACACTTTTGctctttcaatttcaaatgaattgaatctATATGttgtttcaaattaattttctgaTTTGCAGCATATccacatagatgacacttatgctctttcaatttcaaatgaactgaGACCTCATGTTGTCGGAGTAAGTATTGACtatttgtagcataatcacacagaTGACATTTAAGTtccttcaaatttaaatgaacagtATCTATATGTCGTTTGAGGTTACTTTTATGACTAGCAACATGATCGCAAAGGTGACAATTAAGTTCCTTCAGTTTTAAATGAACTGAATCTATATGCTGTTTGAGAGTAATTTTCTTATTTGCAGCATATTCACATAGATGGCACTTATGctctttcaattttaaatgaactGAAACTATATGTTCTTGGATTGCATGCTTACGATTTGTAGCaaaatcacacaggtgacacttatgttctctcaaattcaaatgaacagaatttaTATGTCGTTTAAGATGCATTTTCTgatttgcagcataatcacacatgtgacatttatgttccttTAATTTCAAATGGGATGAATGTATGTGTTTTTGGAGTAAATGTTTACgatttgtagcataatcacacaggtgacacttatgttccttcaaatttgaatgaacaatATCTATATGTTGCTTAAGAGAAATTTTCTGACttgcagcataatcacacatATGACACTTATgttctttcaattttaaatgaactGAAATGATATGCTGTTGAAGTAAATTATTACGATTTGAAGCATAATCACACAGATGACACTTatgtttcttcaaatttgaatgaacatCTTTGATATGTTGTTGGAGATATAATTTATGATTTGCAGCATGATCACAcaggtgacatttatgtttcCTCGAATTTAAATGTACAGAATCTATATGTCGTTTGAGATTAATTTTCTGATTTGCAGCATATTCACACAGGTGGCACTTATGctctttcaattttaaatgaactGAAGTTATATGTTTTTGCAGTAGATATTTACGATTTGTATTATAATCACACATGTGACACTTATGTTGCTTCACATCCGAATGAGAGGATTCTACATTGAATTGGGGTGATTGTTCCCTTTTTAAAGAATCTTCATGAAAACACTTGTGTTCTGATGGATGTTCCAAGTTATTTTCACCACAATGTTTCGAGTTTTCTACCCTCTCATGAACACCAAGCTCATCAATGAATTGTTCGGAAATATCAATatcttcctttttttctgaatGAGTCTTGAAGTCCTCTCCAAATTCTAAACACTCAATAGTTCTGAAACAAATTCAACCATTATGATATTAATATAAGTTCAGTATATTATTGTTATCATATTAATTCAGACATCATGCAAAttgaactatttttttttcaattagaagGACTAATATGTTTATGACAGCAGACTACGATAATGCCCAACCTAAAAATGCCTATCAGAACAAACCAGGGCTGAATCCTTTCATAGTGCAATAGACGATCTTATGAAGACTGTTTTTttaatcattgttttattgaattttcat is a window of Harmonia axyridis chromosome 2, icHarAxyr1.1, whole genome shotgun sequence DNA encoding:
- the LOC123674135 gene encoding uncharacterized protein LOC123674135, with translation MIPKTLRQSPVVITPNRNLTGRPRIARDTIADIHNAIQKWNNYHIAGIEITIEIISIISGSPPNELMENLTFDLNKLVNNCAELVKDMELFYERISALAENQEGEVLLMSMSSREMKQSFRYIYEAYEKELKKKKWVLENIAFSTSESQAVLFGCTWKYQLEIDYEVDRILQDLLRDSGHKMI
- the LOC123674134 gene encoding zinc finger protein 711-like, which codes for MDCINIKVEANGNDETIECLEFGEDFKTHSEKKEDIDISEQFIDELGVHERVENSKHCGENNLEHPSEHKCFHEDSLKREQSPQFNVESSHSDVKQHKCHMCDYNTNRKYLLQKHITSVHLKLKEHKCHLCEYAANQKINLKRHIDSVHLNSRKHKCHLCDHAANHKLYLQQHIKDVHSNLKKHKCHLCDYASNRNNLLQQHIISVHLKLKEHKCHMCDYAASQKISLKQHIDIVHSNLKEHKCHLCDYATNRKHLLQKHIHSSHLKLKEHKCHMCDYAANQKMHLKRHINSVHLNLREHKCHLCDFATNRKHAIQEHIVSVHLKLKEHKCHLCEYAANKKITLKQHIDSVHLKLKELNCHLCDHVASHKSNLKRHIDTVHLNLKELKCHLCDYATNSQYLLRQHEVSVHLKLKEHKCHLCGYAANQKINLKQHIDSIHLKLKEQKCHLCEYAAYRKINLKRHIDSVHLN